In Cicer arietinum cultivar CDC Frontier isolate Library 1 chromosome 7, Cicar.CDCFrontier_v2.0, whole genome shotgun sequence, a single window of DNA contains:
- the LOC101494319 gene encoding uncharacterized protein isoform X2, with product MLEGLIKGLIDVALGGNNNDRDRDRDDNQPRDERSRSSWAEVVSGDQQDKKEEWQSEGSRFSNNKEEVEPWQDESSNHRRPRKEQYRPQQQDYESETFNTSNRPNKSDEDNNDGWQTVGKPSRQTHKVPKDNWQSYKRPSDEQEYSNEVEVGARIEPSHDELADLSRACEKLWDLDLNRLVPTKDYEIDCGEGKKVYQKEDMAQGSLFTWVSDDVFRKPTYARFLSLLDNYNPHQGSKEVVTSEEKQEQVSFIEEISRTAPIKYLHKLLASKGITSGSYQDFKRILTSLWFDLYSRGGTSGSSSAFEHVFVGEIKQTSEVSGFHNWLQFYLEEAKGRIDYQGYIFPRRRGEIPDSETQLLTIQFEWNGVLKSVSSTLVGVSPEFEIALYTLCFYAGEEDNHIQLGPYEVNIKCYRLGNRIGSVFPIADS from the exons ATGTTGGAGGGTCTGATCAAGGGATTGATCGACGTAGCTCTCGGCGGCAACAATAACGATCGCGATCGCGATCGCGATGACAATCAACCACGCGATGAACGTTCCAGATCATCTTGGGCGGAGGTTGTTTCCGGAGATCAGCAGGATAAG AAAGAGGAGTGGCAATCCGAAGGTTCTAGATTCTCCAACAACAAG gAGGAAGTGGAACCGTGGCAAGACGAAAGTAGTAACCATCGCAGGCCTCGTAAG GAACAATATCGTCCTCAGCAGCAGGACTACGAATCTGAAACTTTCAACACTTCCAATAGACCCAATAAG TCAGATGAAGATAACAACGACGGGTGGCAGACTGTGGGCAAACCTTCAAGACAGACACACAag GTTCCAAAGGATAACTGGCAAAGCTATAAACGACCTTCTGATGAGCAAGAATACTCCAATGAAGTTGAAGTTGGTGCTAGAATAGAGCCTTCGCATGATGAACTTGCTGATCTGTCACGAGCTTGCGAAAAACTCTGGGATCTGGATTTAAATCGTTTGGTACCGACCAAAGACTATGAAATTGACTGTGGTGAAGGGAAAAAAGTTTACCAAAAGGAAGATATGGCACAGGGGAGCTTGTTTACATGGGTTAGTGATGATGTATTCAGAAAGCCAACATATGCTCGATTTCTTTCGCTGTTAGATAATTACAACCCACATCAAGGATCTAAGGAGGTTGTCACATCTGAAGAGAAACAAGAGCAAGTTTCCTTCATAGAAGAGATTAGTAGAACAGCACCAATTAAATATCTTCACAAGTTACTTGCTTCTAAAGGAATCACATCGGGGAGTTACCaagattttaaaagaattttgacCAGCTTGTGGTTTGACCTTTATAGCCGTGGTGGAACTTCTGGTTCCTCATCTGCTTTTGAACATGTTTTTGTTGGAGAAATCAAACAAACCAGTGAAGTTTCTGGATTTCATAACTGGTTGCAG TTTTACCTTGAAGAGGCAAAGGGGAGAATTGATTATCAAGGATATATTTTTCCCCGCAGACGGGGTGAAATT CCTGACTCTGAAACCCAGCTTCTGACAATTCAGTTTGAATGGAATGGTGTTCTGAAATCTGTATCAAGCACTTTGGTTGGAGTGAGCCCTGAATTTGAAATTGCTTTGTATACCCTTTGTTTCTACGCCGGTGAGGAAGATAACCACATTCAGCTTGGTCCATATGAAGTCAATATCAAGTGCTACCGTTTAGGAAATCGAATTGGATCTGTTTTCCCCATTGCAGATTCTTGA
- the LOC101504860 gene encoding uncharacterized protein isoform X1: MATAPSSNSTAKVGTLGLGSPVASVPPKSQRGQNKPKCKQCGNVARSRCPYENCKSCCSRNQNPCPIHVLKANTTFPDKTPSSGAAPLDRQSFEPPPSISAGRVASLRQLSNSFAQFNNLHLSLRSKKPLTRKDAAAINEWRFSKLKEYNERNIEAENEAFDRYMQNVDLLEEVLSVKYTDDNVLSASEANPIPTENNEIMIPGLKLQLRSNSTRSDGARIRIKKIVDEGLKKLQKCAVDGESNEQIDEVNEASNKRKRTEKLSAISDLMDKINKARSEEDLQSCLEVKFELFNSDENSATVQLTDNEMDQNQITEGDVAPAKELDYSLPKLVGTTEIDQETLNTVDKHFSSLEYVEQL; encoded by the exons ATGGCGACGGCACCGAGCAGCAATTCGACGGCGAAGGTAGGAACCCTAGGTCTAGGATCTCCCGTCGCTTCAGTGCCGCCCAAATCTCAACGTGGTCAGAACAAGCCTAAGTGCAAGCAGTGTGGCAATGTTGCTCGTTCTAG gTGTCCCTATGAGAATTGCAAGAGTTGCTGTTCCAGAAATCAAAATCCATGTCCTATTCATG TGTTAAAAGCCAATACAACTTTTCCTGACAAGACTCCATCTTCTGGTGCCGCCCCACTTGATCGGCAGTCCTTTGAACCACCTCCATCAAT AAGTGCAGGTAGAGTTGCATCACTTCGACAACTTTCCAATAGTTTTGCCCAGTTCAATAATCTGCACCTTTCGCTTCGTTCAAAGAAGCCATTAACTAGGAAG GATGCTGCCGCTATCAATGAATGGAGATTTTCCAAGTTAAAGGAATACAACGAGCGAAATATTGAAGCGGAAAACGAAGCTTTTGACCGATACATGCAAAATGTTGACTTACTGGAAGAAGTATTATCTGTGAAGTATACAGATGATAATGTGTTGTCTGCATCAGAGGCTAATCCTATTCCAACGGAGAACAATGAGATAATGATCCCCGGGTTAAAATTGCAGCTAAGGTCAAACTCAACAAGAAGTGATGGTGCAAggataagaataaaaaaaattgtagatgAGGGATTAAAGAAGCTTCAGAAGTGTGCTGTAGATGGTGAAAGTAATGAACAAATTGATGAAGTTAATGAAGCTTCAAATAAGAGAAAGAGGACCGAAAAGTTATCAGCTATAAGCGATCTTATGGACAAAATTAACAAAGCCCGAAGTGAGGAGGATTTGCAGTCATGCTTGGAGGTGAAGTTTGAACTTTTCAATTCAGACGAAAACTCTGCCACAGTGCAACTTACAGACAATGAGATGGATCAGAATCAAATTACTGAAGGTGATGTTGCACCAGCAAAAGAATTGGATTATTCGTTACCAAAATTGGTTGGGACCACTGAAATAGATCAAGAAACTCTCAACACCGTAGACAAACACTTTTCTTCTCTTGAGTATGTAGAGCAGTTGTGA
- the LOC101504860 gene encoding uncharacterized protein isoform X2 encodes MATAPSSNSTAKVGTLGLGSPVASVPPKSQRGQNKPKCKQCGNVARSRCPYENCKSCCSRNQNPCPIHVLKANTTFPDKTPSSGAAPLDRQSFEPPPSIAGRVASLRQLSNSFAQFNNLHLSLRSKKPLTRKDAAAINEWRFSKLKEYNERNIEAENEAFDRYMQNVDLLEEVLSVKYTDDNVLSASEANPIPTENNEIMIPGLKLQLRSNSTRSDGARIRIKKIVDEGLKKLQKCAVDGESNEQIDEVNEASNKRKRTEKLSAISDLMDKINKARSEEDLQSCLEVKFELFNSDENSATVQLTDNEMDQNQITEGDVAPAKELDYSLPKLVGTTEIDQETLNTVDKHFSSLEYVEQL; translated from the exons ATGGCGACGGCACCGAGCAGCAATTCGACGGCGAAGGTAGGAACCCTAGGTCTAGGATCTCCCGTCGCTTCAGTGCCGCCCAAATCTCAACGTGGTCAGAACAAGCCTAAGTGCAAGCAGTGTGGCAATGTTGCTCGTTCTAG gTGTCCCTATGAGAATTGCAAGAGTTGCTGTTCCAGAAATCAAAATCCATGTCCTATTCATG TGTTAAAAGCCAATACAACTTTTCCTGACAAGACTCCATCTTCTGGTGCCGCCCCACTTGATCGGCAGTCCTTTGAACCACCTCCATCAAT TGCAGGTAGAGTTGCATCACTTCGACAACTTTCCAATAGTTTTGCCCAGTTCAATAATCTGCACCTTTCGCTTCGTTCAAAGAAGCCATTAACTAGGAAG GATGCTGCCGCTATCAATGAATGGAGATTTTCCAAGTTAAAGGAATACAACGAGCGAAATATTGAAGCGGAAAACGAAGCTTTTGACCGATACATGCAAAATGTTGACTTACTGGAAGAAGTATTATCTGTGAAGTATACAGATGATAATGTGTTGTCTGCATCAGAGGCTAATCCTATTCCAACGGAGAACAATGAGATAATGATCCCCGGGTTAAAATTGCAGCTAAGGTCAAACTCAACAAGAAGTGATGGTGCAAggataagaataaaaaaaattgtagatgAGGGATTAAAGAAGCTTCAGAAGTGTGCTGTAGATGGTGAAAGTAATGAACAAATTGATGAAGTTAATGAAGCTTCAAATAAGAGAAAGAGGACCGAAAAGTTATCAGCTATAAGCGATCTTATGGACAAAATTAACAAAGCCCGAAGTGAGGAGGATTTGCAGTCATGCTTGGAGGTGAAGTTTGAACTTTTCAATTCAGACGAAAACTCTGCCACAGTGCAACTTACAGACAATGAGATGGATCAGAATCAAATTACTGAAGGTGATGTTGCACCAGCAAAAGAATTGGATTATTCGTTACCAAAATTGGTTGGGACCACTGAAATAGATCAAGAAACTCTCAACACCGTAGACAAACACTTTTCTTCTCTTGAGTATGTAGAGCAGTTGTGA
- the LOC101503996 gene encoding probable serine/threonine-protein kinase PBL19: MKCFFFKEKSKSAPELQNRNKKKNPAVNRATNSTGSVSSPKSVKDLYREKENSFRVFTFQELRDATNGFDRMFKIGEGGFGSVYKGSILPSDGQGDPIVVAIKRLNTRGFQGHKEWLAEVQFLGIVNHPNLVKLLGYCSVDGERGIQRLLVYEFMPNRSLETHLFGKTLPTLPWKTRLEVMLGAAEGLAYLHEGLEIQVIYRDFKSSNVLLDENFHPKLSDFGLAREGPQGDQTHVSTAVVGTQGYAAPEYIETGHLKVQSDMWSFGVVLYEILTGRRSLERNRPTAEQKLLDWVKNYPADSNRFSMIMDPRLRNQYSIVAARKIAKLADSCLKKNPEDRPSMSQIVEGLKQALQFSEIANTSHDIAESSRSKLVQKGK, from the exons ATGAAGTGTTTCTTCTTCAAAGAGAAATCCAAATCCGCTCCAGAATTGCAGAACCGAAATAAGAAGAAGAATCCTGCTGTGAACCGCGCAACAAACTCCACTGGCTCTGTATCTTCGCCTAAGAGTGTGAAGGATTTGTACAGAGAGAAAGAGAATAGTTTTAGAGTTTTCACTTTTCAAGAGCTGAGAGATGCTACCAATGGTTTCGATAGAATGTTCAAGATTGGTGAAGGGGGTTTTGGGAGTGTTTATAAAGGGTCCATTTTGCCCTCAGATGGACAGGGTGATCCAATTGTAGTTGCCATCAAAAGGCTTAACACTCGTGGCTTTCAG GGTCATAAAGAATGGCTAGCAGAAGTTCAATTTCTCGGCATTGTTAATCACCCAAATTTGGTTAAGCTTTTGGGATATTGCTCAGTAGACGGAGAAAGAGGAATCCAACGGCTGTTGGTGTATGAGTTCATGCCAAACAGAAGTTTGGAAACCCACCTTTTCGGTAAAACTTTGCCGACCCTTCCATGGAAAACAAGATTGGAGGTCATGCTTGGTGCTGCTGAAGGATTAGCTTATCTACATGAGGGACTCGAGATACAG GTGATCTACCGAGATTTCAAATCTTCAAACGTTctattggatgaaaatttcCACCCGAAGCTCTCAGATTTCGGTCTTGCAAGGGAAGGGCCACAAGGGGATCAGACTCATGTATCTACCGCG GTAGTTGGAACACAAGGATATGCTGCGCCAGAATACATCGAAACAGGTCATCTGAAAGTCCAGAGTGACATGTGGAGTTTTGGGGTCGTACTATACGAGATTCTCACAGGAAGGAGATCATTAGAAAGAAACCGTCCAACGGCTGAACAGAAGCTATTAGATTGGGTTAAAAATTATCCTGCTGATAGTAACCGATTCAGCATGATAATGGACCCGCGACTTAGGAACCAATATTCTATTGTTGCTGCGCGCAAAATAGCCAAGTTGGCTGATAGTTGCTTGAAGAAGAATCCAGAAGATAGACCATCTATGAGTCAGATAGTGGAAGGGTTGAAGCAAGCATTGCAATTTTCAGAAATAGCAAACACTTCTCATGATATTGCTGAATCTTCTAGGTCTAAATTGGTTCAGAAAGGTAAATAG
- the LOC101494319 gene encoding uncharacterized protein isoform X1, translated as MLEGLIKGLIDVALGGNNNDRDRDRDDNQPRDERSRSSWAEVVSGDQQDKEQKEEWQSEGSRFSNNKEEVEPWQDESSNHRRPRKEQYRPQQQDYESETFNTSNRPNKSDEDNNDGWQTVGKPSRQTHKVPKDNWQSYKRPSDEQEYSNEVEVGARIEPSHDELADLSRACEKLWDLDLNRLVPTKDYEIDCGEGKKVYQKEDMAQGSLFTWVSDDVFRKPTYARFLSLLDNYNPHQGSKEVVTSEEKQEQVSFIEEISRTAPIKYLHKLLASKGITSGSYQDFKRILTSLWFDLYSRGGTSGSSSAFEHVFVGEIKQTSEVSGFHNWLQFYLEEAKGRIDYQGYIFPRRRGEIPDSETQLLTIQFEWNGVLKSVSSTLVGVSPEFEIALYTLCFYAGEEDNHIQLGPYEVNIKCYRLGNRIGSVFPIADS; from the exons ATGTTGGAGGGTCTGATCAAGGGATTGATCGACGTAGCTCTCGGCGGCAACAATAACGATCGCGATCGCGATCGCGATGACAATCAACCACGCGATGAACGTTCCAGATCATCTTGGGCGGAGGTTGTTTCCGGAGATCAGCAGGATAAG GAGCAGAAAGAGGAGTGGCAATCCGAAGGTTCTAGATTCTCCAACAACAAG gAGGAAGTGGAACCGTGGCAAGACGAAAGTAGTAACCATCGCAGGCCTCGTAAG GAACAATATCGTCCTCAGCAGCAGGACTACGAATCTGAAACTTTCAACACTTCCAATAGACCCAATAAG TCAGATGAAGATAACAACGACGGGTGGCAGACTGTGGGCAAACCTTCAAGACAGACACACAag GTTCCAAAGGATAACTGGCAAAGCTATAAACGACCTTCTGATGAGCAAGAATACTCCAATGAAGTTGAAGTTGGTGCTAGAATAGAGCCTTCGCATGATGAACTTGCTGATCTGTCACGAGCTTGCGAAAAACTCTGGGATCTGGATTTAAATCGTTTGGTACCGACCAAAGACTATGAAATTGACTGTGGTGAAGGGAAAAAAGTTTACCAAAAGGAAGATATGGCACAGGGGAGCTTGTTTACATGGGTTAGTGATGATGTATTCAGAAAGCCAACATATGCTCGATTTCTTTCGCTGTTAGATAATTACAACCCACATCAAGGATCTAAGGAGGTTGTCACATCTGAAGAGAAACAAGAGCAAGTTTCCTTCATAGAAGAGATTAGTAGAACAGCACCAATTAAATATCTTCACAAGTTACTTGCTTCTAAAGGAATCACATCGGGGAGTTACCaagattttaaaagaattttgacCAGCTTGTGGTTTGACCTTTATAGCCGTGGTGGAACTTCTGGTTCCTCATCTGCTTTTGAACATGTTTTTGTTGGAGAAATCAAACAAACCAGTGAAGTTTCTGGATTTCATAACTGGTTGCAG TTTTACCTTGAAGAGGCAAAGGGGAGAATTGATTATCAAGGATATATTTTTCCCCGCAGACGGGGTGAAATT CCTGACTCTGAAACCCAGCTTCTGACAATTCAGTTTGAATGGAATGGTGTTCTGAAATCTGTATCAAGCACTTTGGTTGGAGTGAGCCCTGAATTTGAAATTGCTTTGTATACCCTTTGTTTCTACGCCGGTGAGGAAGATAACCACATTCAGCTTGGTCCATATGAAGTCAATATCAAGTGCTACCGTTTAGGAAATCGAATTGGATCTGTTTTCCCCATTGCAGATTCTTGA
- the LOC101504547 gene encoding beta-amylase 3, chloroplastic-like — protein MTLTLRSSVSFIIQKETKFLKTFDDVSTTVTYAKIKPSFNLRVKSSMQIAHTFKSEVSINEKWEKVLTPSISHSNHDGSKKVPVFVMLPLDTVTMGGNLNKPRAMSASLMALKSAGVEGVMVDVWWGLVEKDGPLKYNWEAYAELIQMVQMQGLKLQVVMSFHQCGGNVGDSCSIPLPPWVMEEISKNPDIVYTDRSGRRNPEYISLGCDSVPVLRGRTPLQVYADFMRSFRDRFTDYLGSVISEIQVGMGPCGELRYPSYPESNGTWRFPGIGEFQCYDKYMKASLAAAAEAMGKKEWGRGGPHDSGQYNQFPEDTGFFRKDGTWNSEYGRFFLEWYSGKLLEHGERILVSAKDIFQTSGVKLSGKIAGIHWHYRSRSHAAELTAGYYNTRHIDGYLPIAKMFAKHGVVFNFTCMEMKDREQPDHANCSPEGLVHQVKAATRTAKIELAGENALERYDAGGYAQVLSTSVSDSGTGLAAFTYLRMNKKLFEGDNWRNLVDFVRNMSNGGRRQRLPDSDLRGSDLYVGHIKKTKEHKQDAEAALV, from the exons atgactttAACACTTCGTTCATCAGTTTCTTTCATCATTCAAAAAGAGACCAAATTCCTTAAAACTTTTGATGATGTCTCTACAACGGTCACCTATGCAAAAATCAAACCATCTTTCAATCTCCGAGTCAAAAGTTCAATGCAAATAGCACATACATTCAAATCTGAAGTAAGCATAAACGAGAAATGGGAGAAGGTGCTTACACCATCAATTTCTCATAGTAACCATGATGGTTCAAAGAAGGTACCAGTGTTTGTGATGCTGCCACTTGACACGGTAACAATGGGAGGAAACTTGAACAAGCCAAGAGCAATGAGTGCAAGTTTGATGGCACTTAAGAGTGCTGGAGTTGAAGGTGTGATGGTTGATGTTTGGTGGGGTTTGGTTGAAAAAGATGGACCTTTGAAGTATAACTGGGAAGCCTATGCTGAACTTATTCAGATGGTGCAAATGCAGGGTTTGAAGCTTCAAGTTGTTATGTCTTTTCATCAGTGTGGTGGAAATGTTGGAGATTCCTGCAG TATTCCTCTACCACCATGGGTGATGGAAGAAATCAGCAAGAACCCTGACATAGTTTACACAGACAGATCAGGGAGGAGAAATCCTGAGTACATCTCTTTGGGCTGTGATTCAGTTCCTGTTCTAAGAGGAAGAACACCGCTCCAAGTTTACGCCGATTTCATGAGGAGCTTTCGCGATAGATTCACGGATTACTTAGGCAGTGTCATCTCG GAAATACAAGTAGGAATGGGTCCCTGTGGAGAGCTGAGATATCCATCATATCCAGAAAGTAATGGAACTTGGAGGTTTCCTGGAATTGGAGAATTCCAATGTTATGACaag TATATGAAAGCCTCCTTGGCAGCAGCAGCCGAGGCCATGGGAAAGAAGGAATGGGGAAGAGGTGGGCCGCATGACTCCGGCCAGTACAATCAATTTCCTGAGGATACTGGTTTTTTCAGAAAAGATGGAACATGGAACTCTGAATATGGACGGTTCTTTCTGGAATGGTACTCTGGTAAATTGCTGGAACATGGCGAGAGGATTCTTGTATCAGCCAAAGACATATTCCAAACATCCGGTGTGAAACTATCTGGGAAAATTGCCGGAATCCATTGGCATTATAGATCACGGTCGCACGCAGCTGAACTAACGGCTGGCTACTATAATACCCGACACATCGATGGATATCTTCCAATAGCCAAAATGTTTGCAAAGCATGGGGTTGTCTTCAATTTCACCTGCATGGAAATGAAAGACAGAGAACAACCTGATCATGCTAATTGCTCACCAGAAGGGTTAGTTCATCAAGTAAAAGCAGCAACAAGGACGGCTAAAATAGAACTTGCTGGGGAAAATGCATTGGAGAGATATGATGCAGGTGGATATGCTCAAGTTTTGTCGACGAGTGTGTCAGACTCCGGCACCGGATTGGCTGCATTTACATACCTGAGAATGAATAAGAAATTGTTTGAAGGTGATAACTGGCGGAACCTAGTGGATTTTGTAAGAAATATGTCTAATGGTGGCCGGAGACAAAGACTTCCAGACTCCGATTTACGCGGGAGTGATCTTTATGTTGGACACATCAAGAAAACTAAGGAGCACAAGCAAGATGCTGAAGCTGCTCTTGTGTGA
- the LOC101503667 gene encoding novel plant SNARE 11, with translation MDQLSAISEDLAEIDGRVADNFRALSNGFQKLEKIKDSSRQSRQLEELTEKMRDCKGLIKEFDKEVKALEARFDRETTKFLNEKKQSMIKELNSYVALKKQYASNIEHKRIELFEGPNEGYTEENVLLASAMSNEQLMDHGNRMMDDTDQAIERGKRIVQDTINVGTDTAAALKAQTEQMSRVVNELDSIHFSIKKASKLVKEIGRQVATDKCIMALLFLIVIGVIAIIIVKLVHPENKDIRDIPGLAPPVMNRRLLWNHS, from the exons ATGGACCAGTTGTCGGCGATCAGCGAGGATCTGGCGGAGATCGACGGACGCGTCGCCGACAATTTCCGCGCTCTATC AAATGGATTTCAGAAGCTGGAGAAGATTAAGGATTCGAGTAGACAGAGCAGGCAGTTGGAAGAGCTCACGGAGAAAATGCGGGACTGTAAAGG GCTTATTAAAGAGTTTGATAAAGAAGTCAAAGCTTTGGAGGCTAGGTTTGATAGAGAAACAACCAAATTTTTGAATGAGAAAAAGCAGTCAATG ATCAAAGAGTTGAATTCATATGTTGCTTTGAAAAAACA ATATGCTAGCAATATTGAGCATAAGCGAATTGAACTCTTTGAGGGGCCCAATGAAGGTTACACAGAAGAAAATGTCTTGCTAGCTTCTG CAATGTCAAACGAACAGCTAATGGATCATGGGAATAGAATGATGGATGACACAGATCAAGCCATTGAGAGGGGAAAAAGG ATTGTTCAAGACACGATAAATGTTGGTACTGATACTGCAGCAGCTCTTAAGGCTCAG ACAGAACAAATGAGCAGAGTTGTCAATGAGCTGGATTCTATCCATTTCTCCATAAAGAAAGCATCTAAACTGGTCAAGGAAATCGGTAGGCAG GTTGCTACTGACAAGTGTATTATGGCATTACTTTTCCTCATTGTCATTGGAGTAATTGCTATCATTATTGTAAAG CTTGTGCATCCAGAAAACAAGGACATTCGCGACATTCCAGGATTAGCTCCTCCGGTCATGAACAGAAGACTGCTATGGAATCACAGTTGA